Proteins co-encoded in one Coregonus clupeaformis isolate EN_2021a chromosome 17, ASM2061545v1, whole genome shotgun sequence genomic window:
- the LOC121586891 gene encoding vacuolar protein sorting-associated protein 45, translated as MNVTLAVKQYISKMIENSGPGMKVLLMDKETTSIVSVVYTQSEILQKEVYLFERIDSQNRDNMKHLKAICFLRPTKENVENLIQELRRPKYSVYFIYFSNVISKSEIKALAEADEQEVVAEVQEFYGDFIAVNPHLFSLNLSGVARGRSWEPTLLPRTTQGLTSVLLALKKCPMIRYQLSSDMAKRLGESVKQIITKEYELFDFRKTEVPPLLLILDRSDDAITPLLNQWTYQAMVHELLGLNNNRIDLSRVPGISKELKEVVLSAENDEFYANNLYLNFGEIGTNIKNLMEDFQKKKPKEQQKLESISDMKAFVDNYPQFKKMSGTVSKHVTVVGELSRMVSERHLMEVSEVEQELACQNDHSSASQNVRRLLQNPRVSELDAVRLVMLYALRYERHSSSILPGLMEELNRKGVSERHRRMVTSMVEYGGKRVRGSDLINPQDAVAITKQFFKGLKGVENVYTQHAPLLQETLDQLIKGRLKDSQFPYLGPSSLRDRPQDIIVFVIGGATYEEALAVYNLNRTMPGVRIVLGGTTIHNTKSFLEEVTLMAGASHGGERVQRAGGHPNRR; from the exons ATGAATGTGACACTTGCTGTCAAGCAGTATATCTCCAAAATGATAGAAAACAGCGGGCCAGGGATGAAGGTTCTGCTCATGGATAAAGAGACG ACCAGCATCGTCAGTGTGGTCTACACTCAATCCGAGATCCTACAGAAGGAGGTCTACTTGTTCGAAAGAATCGACTCACAGAATCGAGACAACATGAAGCACCTCAAAGCCATCTGCTTCCTCAGGCCAACCAAG GAGAATGTGGAAAATCTGATACAGGAGCTCAGGCGACCAAAGTACAGTGTCTACTTCATCT ACTTCAGCAACGTCATCAGTAAGAGTGAGATAAAAGCCCTGGCCGAGGCGGATGAACAGGAGGTGGTTGCAGAAGTGCAG GAGTTCTATGGAGACTTCATTGCTGTAAACCCACACCTTTTCTCCCTCAACCTCAGTGGTGTGGCAAGG GGTCGTAGCTGGGAGCCCACTCTCCTGCCACGTACCACCCAGGGTCTGACCTCGGTGCTGTTGGCCTTGAAGAAATGTCCCATGATCCGCTACCAGCTGTCCTCAGACATGGccaagagactgggagagagcgTGAAG caAATCATCACCAAGGAGTATGAGCTGTTTGACTTCAGGAAGACAGAAGTGCCTCCTCTCCTGCTCATCCTGGACCGCAGCGATGATGCTATCACCCCTCTACTCAACCAG TGGACGTACCAGGCCATGGTGCATGAGTTGCTTGGCCTCAACAACAACCGTATTGACTTGTCCCGAGTCCCAGGGATCAGCAAGGAGCTGAAGGAGGTGGTGCTGTCTGCAGAGAACGATGAGTTCTATGCCAAC AATCTGTACCTGAACTTTGGAGAGATCGGCACAAACATCAAGAACCTGATGGAGGACTTTCAGAAGAAGAAGCCCAAGGAGCAACAGAAGCTGGAGTCCATCTCTGATATGAAG GCGTTTGTGGACAACTACCCCCAGTTCAAAAAGATGTCAGGCACAGTGTCGAAGCACGTGACTGTGGTGGGCGAGCTGTCTCGCATGGTGAGCGAGAGGCACCTGATGGAGGTGTCAGAGGTGGAACAGGAGCTGGCCTGCCAGAATGACCACTCAAGCGCATCACAG AATGTGCGTCGGCTGCTGCAGAACCCGCGGGTGAGTGAGCTGGACGCGGTGCGCCTGGTGATGCTGTACGCACTGCGCTACGAGAGACACAGCAGCAGCATCCTGCCGGGCCTCATGGAGGAGCTCAACAGGAAGGGCGTGTCAGAGAGGCATCGCAGG ATGGTAACGTCCATGGTGGAGTATGGAGGAAAGAGGGTGAGAGGAAGTGACCTCATCAACCCCCAAGACGCAGTCGCCATCACCAAACAGTTCTTCAAGGGGCTGAAG GGAGTTGAGAATGTGTACACACAGCATGCACCGTTACTGCAGGAGACCTTGGACCAGCTGATCAAGGGGCGGCTGAAGGACAGTCAGTTCCCCTACTTAGGACCCAGCTCCCTTAGAGACAG GCCACAGGATATCATAGTGTTCGTCATCGGAGGGGCCACCTATGAGGAGGCGCTGGCGGTCTACAACCTGAACCGCACCATGCCAGGGGTTCGGATCGTACTGGGCGGCACCACCATCCACAACACCAAGAG CTTCCTGGAGGAAGTGACATTGATGGCGGGTGCGAGCCACGGCGGCGAGAGGGTACAGAGGGCGGGTGGTCATCCCAACAGACGTTGA